The proteins below are encoded in one region of Neisseria bacilliformis:
- a CDS encoding ClpXP protease specificity-enhancing factor yields MNSSTKPYLLRALYEWCNDNGHTAHIAAWVNSHTRVPMQYVRDNEIVLNIGPAAARNLTIDNEWVNFSARFSGVAHDIWIPVGHISGIFARETGEGMGFEVEPYEPGENSAAEQKQPEKRPSENRSGADEPDKTPPENGTRKKVLKFVK; encoded by the coding sequence ATGAACAGCAGCACCAAACCCTACCTGCTCCGCGCCCTCTACGAATGGTGCAACGACAACGGCCACACTGCCCACATCGCCGCGTGGGTCAACAGCCACACCCGCGTCCCCATGCAGTATGTGCGCGACAACGAAATCGTCCTCAACATCGGCCCCGCCGCCGCCCGCAACCTCACCATCGACAACGAATGGGTCAACTTCTCCGCCCGCTTCTCCGGCGTGGCGCACGACATCTGGATACCCGTCGGCCACATCTCCGGCATCTTCGCCCGCGAAACCGGCGAAGGCATGGGCTTTGAAGTCGAACCCTACGAACCCGGCGAAAACAGCGCGGCGGAACAAAAACAGCCCGAAAAAAGGCCGTCTGAAAACCGCAGCGGCGCAGACGAACCCGACAAAACGCCCCCCGAAAACGGCACACGCAAAAAAGTCCTCAAATTCGTCAAATAA
- a CDS encoding cytochrome c1, which yields MKNTLKKWIVAFALATPFGIAGASGHAAYEKADIDLGNQVSLQRGAQIFTNYCLSCHSASNMRFNRLRDIGLTEDQIKNNLMFTTDKVGDVMHSAMSPADAKKWFGAAPPDLSLIARSRGADYLYAYMRGFYKDPTRPTGWNNTVFDKVGMPHPLWQQQGVQAVELDAKGQPVMVKDAHGNSVPKLYWESTGTMTRKTPEGKVIAKEYDEYAKDLVAFMVYMGEPAQVERKQIGYIVMIFLLAVMLPLAYFLKKEYWKDVH from the coding sequence ATGAAAAACACATTGAAAAAATGGATTGTTGCCTTCGCTTTGGCAACACCCTTCGGCATCGCCGGAGCCAGCGGCCACGCCGCATACGAAAAAGCGGACATCGATTTGGGTAACCAGGTCAGCCTGCAACGCGGCGCGCAGATTTTCACCAACTACTGCCTGTCGTGCCACTCGGCCAGCAATATGCGTTTCAACCGCCTGCGCGACATCGGCCTGACCGAAGACCAGATCAAAAACAACCTGATGTTCACCACCGACAAAGTGGGCGACGTGATGCACTCGGCCATGAGCCCCGCCGACGCCAAAAAATGGTTCGGCGCGGCACCGCCCGATCTGTCGCTGATCGCCCGCTCGCGCGGCGCGGACTACCTCTACGCCTACATGCGCGGCTTCTACAAAGACCCGACCCGCCCGACCGGCTGGAACAACACCGTGTTCGACAAAGTCGGCATGCCGCACCCGCTGTGGCAGCAGCAGGGCGTGCAGGCTGTGGAGCTCGATGCCAAAGGCCAGCCGGTGATGGTGAAAGACGCACACGGCAACTCCGTGCCCAAACTCTACTGGGAATCCACCGGCACCATGACCCGCAAAACGCCCGAAGGCAAAGTCATCGCCAAAGAGTATGACGAATACGCCAAAGACCTCGTCGCCTTCATGGTGTACATGGGCGAACCGGCGCAGGTCGAGCGCAAACAGATCGGCTACATCGTGATGATCTTCCTTCTGGCCGTCATGCTGCCGCTGGCCTATTTCCTGAAAAAAGAATACTGGAAAGACGTGCATTAA
- a CDS encoding protein disulfide oxidoreductase, with product MKSKLFKLLKQAAQILLVVSAVGFGADWLRRPDVPADAAQMAVPAADGQTATLAQISAGRTAVLYFWGSWCGICKHTSPAVQRLHENGTPVVGVALRSGSAAEVRGYMRRQGLDFATADDPQGDIARWWGVRVTPTIVLVKNGRIVHSTTGIASYWGLAARVWLADRLG from the coding sequence ATGAAATCCAAACTGTTCAAGCTGCTCAAACAAGCCGCGCAAATCCTGCTGGTGGTTTCGGCGGTGGGTTTCGGCGCGGACTGGCTGCGCCGTCCCGATGTGCCCGCCGATGCGGCGCAGATGGCCGTGCCCGCCGCCGACGGGCAGACGGCGACGCTGGCGCAAATCAGCGCGGGGCGAACCGCCGTGCTGTATTTTTGGGGAAGCTGGTGCGGCATCTGCAAACACACTTCGCCCGCCGTGCAGCGGCTGCATGAAAACGGCACGCCCGTAGTCGGCGTGGCCTTGCGCTCGGGCAGCGCGGCGGAAGTGCGCGGCTATATGCGGCGGCAGGGGCTGGATTTCGCCACGGCCGACGACCCGCAGGGCGACATCGCGCGGTGGTGGGGCGTGCGAGTTACGCCGACCATTGTGCTGGTGAAAAACGGCAGAATCGTCCACAGCACCACGGGCATCGCCAGCTATTGGGGCTTAGCGGCGCGGGTGTGGCTGGCCGACCGGTTGGGCTGA
- a CDS encoding DUF4189 domain-containing protein codes for MLSHKKHLLAAAALATLLAGCQNTLGYELFQAAKPSDAPTSAHEVEAMMPVIGEMGALPSKAELAKRKIRPRKWGAYAADPNGKMLWATDKPYDTPEAASADALKECRAKDGPNCQIYNIYSNLCFAVAQGQRSGKPFTAFGYGPTEKIAKSVGVANCRDQGAQNCEPVPGAPASCAVPCNLVTDKTCRYEDPAYIVPSKGKRMHKMPALLTRPEPGK; via the coding sequence ATGCTGTCTCACAAAAAACACCTGCTGGCCGCCGCCGCGCTGGCTACGCTGCTGGCGGGCTGCCAAAACACCCTCGGTTACGAGCTGTTTCAGGCTGCCAAGCCGAGCGACGCGCCCACTTCCGCGCATGAAGTGGAAGCCATGATGCCGGTTATCGGGGAAATGGGCGCGCTGCCCTCCAAAGCGGAACTGGCCAAGCGCAAAATTCGTCCGCGCAAATGGGGCGCATACGCCGCCGACCCCAATGGAAAAATGCTGTGGGCAACCGACAAACCCTACGACACCCCCGAAGCCGCCTCGGCAGACGCGCTGAAAGAATGCCGCGCCAAAGACGGCCCCAACTGCCAAATCTACAACATTTACAGCAATCTGTGCTTTGCCGTGGCGCAGGGGCAGCGCAGCGGCAAACCCTTTACCGCCTTCGGCTACGGCCCCACCGAAAAGATCGCCAAAAGCGTAGGCGTGGCCAACTGCCGCGACCAGGGCGCGCAAAACTGCGAACCCGTCCCCGGCGCGCCCGCCTCCTGCGCCGTGCCCTGCAACCTTGTTACCGACAAAACCTGCCGCTACGAAGACCCCGCCTATATCGTGCCCAGCAAAGGCAAGCGAATGCACAAAATGCCTGCGCTGCTGACGCGTCCGGAGCCGGGCAAATAA
- a CDS encoding DUF4189 domain-containing protein, with protein MLAGCQGSLAYELLQAAKGNNAPTSAQEVESMMPVVEAMKDLPSKAELATRKMHPRKWGGYAGSPEIKMLWTTDKAFDTPEAASADALKQCRQAGGKNCKTVVLYSNLCFTLAQGRRNGKLFDAIGYGPTHEFAKITATGNCQNQGGQGCHPTVGATPSCAVPCNVITNTSCRYEDPGIIFPEKGMKIKKIPSFFR; from the coding sequence TTGCTGGCAGGCTGCCAGGGCTCGCTTGCCTACGAACTGTTGCAGGCTGCCAAGGGCAACAACGCCCCCACTTCCGCGCAGGAAGTCGAATCCATGATGCCGGTTGTGGAAGCAATGAAAGATTTGCCTTCCAAAGCGGAACTGGCCACGCGCAAAATGCACCCGCGCAAATGGGGCGGATATGCCGGTTCGCCCGAAATCAAAATGCTGTGGACAACCGACAAAGCCTTCGACACCCCCGAAGCCGCCTCGGCAGACGCGCTCAAACAATGCCGCCAGGCCGGCGGCAAAAACTGCAAAACCGTCGTCCTTTACAGCAATCTGTGCTTTACTCTGGCGCAGGGACGGCGCAACGGCAAACTCTTTGACGCCATCGGCTACGGCCCCACCCACGAGTTTGCCAAAATAACGGCAACGGGCAACTGCCAAAACCAGGGCGGCCAGGGCTGCCACCCCACCGTCGGGGCAACTCCCTCCTGCGCCGTCCCTTGCAACGTCATCACCAACACATCCTGCCGCTACGAAGACCCGGGGATCATCTTCCCTGAAAAAGGTATGAAAATTAAAAAGATACCGTCGTTTTTCCGCTAG
- a CDS encoding TerC family protein, producing the protein MSAEPNIGSPLFYGVFLTAVLLMIAIDMLTLKKNGSHKVSTKEALAWTAVWIAASCAFAGWLYWEIATNPAYGHELAKTKVMEYFTGYVLEKSLAVDNLFVFLLIFGYFKIPPQYQHRILLYGVFGAIILRAVMIFVGAVLVSRFEWILYLFGAFLLYTGIKMIRQSGDEDADLSQNPILQWLQKHIRVSQTLDGEKFFTRENGRRLATPLLLVLVMVELSDVVFAVDSIPAVFAVTTDPFIVLTSNIFAILGLRAMYFLLADMADRFVFLNYGLAFVLSFIGGKMLLLHWIHIPVAVSLAVVFGALGASVLTSLAYSRKIEKNK; encoded by the coding sequence ATGAGCGCAGAACCCAACATCGGCTCCCCCCTCTTCTACGGCGTCTTCCTCACCGCCGTCCTCCTCATGATCGCCATCGACATGCTGACTCTCAAAAAAAACGGCAGCCACAAAGTCAGCACCAAAGAAGCCCTCGCCTGGACCGCCGTCTGGATTGCCGCCTCCTGCGCCTTCGCCGGCTGGCTCTACTGGGAAATCGCCACCAACCCCGCCTACGGCCACGAGCTGGCCAAAACCAAAGTCATGGAATACTTCACCGGCTACGTCCTCGAAAAATCGCTGGCCGTGGACAACCTCTTCGTCTTCCTGCTCATCTTCGGCTACTTCAAAATCCCCCCGCAATACCAGCACCGCATCCTGCTCTACGGCGTTTTCGGCGCGATTATCCTGCGCGCCGTCATGATCTTCGTCGGCGCGGTACTCGTCTCCCGCTTCGAATGGATACTCTACCTCTTCGGCGCATTCCTGCTCTACACCGGCATCAAAATGATCCGCCAAAGCGGCGACGAAGACGCAGACCTCTCGCAAAACCCCATCCTGCAATGGCTGCAAAAACACATCCGCGTCAGCCAAACCCTCGACGGCGAAAAATTCTTCACCCGCGAAAACGGCCGCCGCCTCGCCACCCCCCTACTGCTCGTCCTCGTCATGGTCGAATTAAGCGACGTCGTCTTCGCCGTAGACAGCATCCCCGCCGTCTTCGCCGTAACCACCGACCCCTTCATCGTCCTCACCTCCAACATCTTCGCCATCCTCGGCCTGCGCGCCATGTACTTCCTGCTCGCCGACATGGCCGACCGCTTCGTCTTCCTCAACTATGGCCTCGCCTTCGTACTGAGCTTCATCGGCGGCAAAATGCTCCTCCTCCACTGGATACACATCCCCGTCGCCGTCTCCCTCGCCGTCGTCTTCGGCGCACTGGGCGCATCCGTCCTCACCTCGCTGGCATACAGCCGCAAAATAGAAAAAAACAAATAA
- a CDS encoding Nif3-like dinuclear metal center hexameric protein, protein MPALRDIIAWCDDTLQTRLFKDYAPNGLQVEGTEHVGKIAAAVTASLAAIEFAAAEGAQLLLVHHGLFWKSEPVTITGWKKTRIETLLRHGIGMAGYHLPLDAHPELGNNARLAKLMGWQTEHTCGEQNLLHIGHLQQPQTAAQVAAQVAAKLGRTPTLIAPSDTPAKRIAWCTGGAQGFFQTAIDEGAQIYLTGEISEAQYHLAHETGTAFIAAGHHATERGGIRALAEAAGCEFGIPVCFFDEQNPA, encoded by the coding sequence ATGCCCGCCCTCCGCGACATCATTGCCTGGTGCGACGACACCCTGCAAACCCGCCTGTTCAAAGACTACGCCCCCAACGGCCTGCAAGTGGAAGGCACGGAACACGTCGGCAAAATCGCCGCCGCCGTAACCGCCAGCCTGGCCGCCATCGAATTTGCCGCCGCCGAGGGCGCACAGCTGCTGCTCGTCCACCACGGCCTCTTCTGGAAAAGCGAACCCGTAACCATCACCGGCTGGAAAAAAACCCGCATCGAAACCCTGCTGCGCCACGGCATCGGCATGGCCGGCTACCACCTGCCGCTGGACGCCCACCCCGAACTGGGCAACAACGCCCGGCTTGCCAAACTGATGGGTTGGCAGACCGAGCACACCTGCGGCGAACAAAACCTGCTGCACATCGGCCACCTGCAACAGCCGCAGACGGCGGCGCAAGTGGCCGCGCAAGTGGCGGCGAAACTCGGCCGCACGCCCACCCTGATCGCCCCGTCCGACACCCCCGCCAAGCGCATCGCCTGGTGCACCGGCGGCGCGCAGGGCTTTTTTCAGACGGCCATAGACGAAGGCGCGCAAATCTACCTCACCGGCGAAATCTCCGAAGCCCAATACCACCTCGCGCACGAAACCGGCACCGCCTTCATCGCCGCCGGCCACCACGCCACCGAGCGCGGCGGCATACGGGCACTGGCCGAAGCCGCCGGCTGCGAATTCGGCATCCCCGTCTGCTTTTTCGACGAACAAAACCCTGCTTAA
- a CDS encoding glutathione S-transferase N-terminal domain-containing protein: MMILYSGITCPFSHRCRFVLYEKGMDFEIKDVDIFNKPEDLAIMNPYNQVPVLVERDLILHESNIINEYIDERFPHPQLMPGDPVQRGRGRLVLYRLERELFSHVQILEAPESTSKEQSKAREAVAQGLTMLAPMFSRTKYIMGDDFSMIDVALAPLLWRLDHYGIKLGRTAAPLLKYAERIFQREAFIDALTPAEKAMRR, from the coding sequence ATGATGATTCTCTACTCCGGCATCACCTGCCCGTTCAGCCACCGCTGCCGCTTCGTCCTCTACGAAAAAGGCATGGATTTTGAAATCAAAGACGTGGACATCTTCAACAAACCCGAAGACCTCGCCATCATGAACCCCTACAACCAAGTCCCCGTTTTGGTTGAGCGCGACCTGATCCTGCACGAATCCAACATCATCAACGAATACATCGACGAACGCTTCCCCCATCCCCAGCTCATGCCCGGCGACCCCGTCCAGCGCGGCCGCGGCCGCCTCGTGCTCTACCGCCTCGAACGCGAGCTGTTCAGCCACGTCCAAATACTCGAAGCCCCCGAATCCACAAGCAAAGAACAAAGCAAAGCCCGTGAAGCCGTCGCCCAGGGGCTGACCATGCTCGCCCCCATGTTCTCGCGCACCAAATACATCATGGGCGACGACTTCTCCATGATCGACGTCGCCCTCGCCCCCCTCTTGTGGCGGCTCGACCACTATGGCATCAAACTCGGCCGCACCGCCGCCCCCCTGCTGAAATACGCCGAACGCATCTTCCAGCGCGAAGCCTTCATCGACGCGCTCACCCCCGCCGAAAAAGCCATGCGCCGCTGA
- the petA gene encoding ubiquinol-cytochrome c reductase iron-sulfur subunit — translation MENQEINQGRRRFLVLATAGAGGVAAAGVATPFVASWFPSEKAKAAGAPVEIDVSKIEAGQMLTAEWRGKPIWVVNRTDQQVKDLKSLDGMLADPNSDVDHQPEDCKNETRSIKPNILVAIGICTHLGCSPTYRPDIAPADLGADWKGGFFCPCHGSKFDIAGRVYSGVPAPTNLVVPPHKYLSDTTILVGEES, via the coding sequence ATGGAAAATCAAGAAATCAACCAAGGCCGCCGCCGCTTCCTCGTGCTGGCGACGGCCGGAGCGGGCGGCGTGGCGGCCGCAGGCGTGGCAACGCCCTTCGTCGCCAGCTGGTTCCCCTCGGAAAAAGCCAAGGCCGCCGGCGCGCCGGTGGAAATCGACGTCAGCAAAATCGAAGCGGGACAAATGCTTACCGCCGAATGGCGCGGCAAACCCATCTGGGTGGTCAACCGCACCGACCAGCAGGTCAAAGACCTCAAAAGCCTGGACGGCATGCTCGCCGACCCCAATTCCGACGTGGACCACCAGCCAGAAGACTGCAAGAACGAAACCCGCTCGATCAAACCCAACATTCTGGTCGCCATCGGCATCTGCACCCACTTGGGCTGCTCGCCGACCTACCGCCCCGACATCGCCCCCGCCGATTTGGGCGCGGACTGGAAAGGCGGCTTCTTCTGCCCCTGCCACGGTTCCAAATTCGACATCGCAGGCCGCGTCTATTCCGGCGTTCCCGCACCGACCAACCTGGTTGTCCCCCCGCACAAATATTTGAGCGACACCACCATCCTGGTCGGCGAAGAATCATAA
- a CDS encoding virulence RhuM family protein: protein MDNLIIYNTDDGQSHVSLLVSDGEAWLTQNQLAELFATSVQNISEHINNILSDKELDENSVIKYFLITAQDGKQYQVKHYALDMILAVGFRVRSPRGVQFRRWANTQLRAYLDKGFVLDKERLKNPQGRFDHFDELLAEIREIRASEARFYQKVRDLFALSSDYAKTDKAAQMFFAETQNKLIFAVTRQTAAELVCTRADAALPNMGLTAWKGKVVRKGDIVVAKNYLSADELDTLNRLVMIFLESAELRVKNRQDLTLDFWRGNVDSLIGFNGFPVLQDKGGCTHRQMELFVQEQYALFNQAREAAKLAADEAEDLRELESWQKALEKR from the coding sequence ATGGACAACCTAATCATCTACAACACCGACGACGGCCAAAGCCATGTTTCCCTGCTGGTGTCCGACGGCGAAGCCTGGCTCACGCAAAACCAGCTTGCCGAACTTTTTGCCACCTCTGTGCAAAATATATCCGAGCACATAAATAATATATTGTCAGACAAAGAGTTAGATGAAAATTCAGTTATCAAGTATTTCCTGATAACTGCCCAAGACGGCAAGCAGTATCAGGTCAAGCATTACGCGCTGGATATGATTCTGGCCGTCGGTTTCCGCGTCCGCAGCCCGCGCGGCGTGCAGTTCCGCCGCTGGGCGAATACGCAGCTTCGCGCCTATTTGGACAAGGGTTTTGTGCTGGACAAAGAGCGGCTGAAAAATCCGCAGGGGCGTTTCGACCATTTTGACGAACTGCTGGCGGAAATCCGCGAAATCCGCGCCAGCGAAGCGCGGTTTTATCAGAAGGTGCGCGATTTGTTCGCCTTATCGAGCGATTACGCTAAAACCGACAAGGCGGCGCAGATGTTTTTTGCCGAAACGCAAAACAAGCTGATTTTCGCCGTTACCCGCCAAACGGCGGCTGAACTGGTCTGCACCCGCGCCGATGCCGCGCTGCCGAATATGGGTTTGACGGCGTGGAAAGGCAAAGTGGTGCGCAAAGGCGATATTGTGGTGGCGAAAAACTATCTGTCTGCCGACGAGTTGGACACGCTCAACCGTTTGGTGATGATTTTCTTGGAAAGCGCGGAACTGCGCGTGAAAAACCGCCAAGACCTGACGCTGGATTTCTGGCGCGGCAATGTGGATAGTCTGATTGGTTTCAACGGTTTCCCCGTATTGCAAGACAAAGGCGGCTGCACGCACCGCCAAATGGAGCTGTTCGTCCAAGAACAATACGCGCTGTTTAACCAAGCACGCGAAGCTGCCAAACTGGCCGCCGACGAAGCCGAAGACTTGCGCGAACTGGAAAGCTGGCAGAAAGCATTGGAAAAACGCTGA
- a CDS encoding M3 family metallopeptidase, translating to MTDNPLLHLGDTPRFPDIRPEHIRPAMEGAMAEARAELAKIKAEPNPTWQNTVEPLTDLTERVGRIWGVVSHLNSVADTPELRAEYNAQMPEATEFFTEIGQDIELYNRFKAIKAAPEAAALSEAQKTKLEHDLRDFVLSGAELPPEKQETLAALQTEAAQLGAKFSQNVLDATDAFALYFDDEGRLKGLDADEKAMFAAAAQAEGKSGWKIGLQIPHYLAVMKHADNRELRQTMHRAYLTRASELDNDGKFDNTATITRSLEIALEQARLLGFANYAELSLATKMADSPQQVLDFVRDLARRAKPHGEKDYAELKAYAREQLGLDTLEAWDVAYASEKLREAKYAFSESEVKRYFPAGKVLAGLFGQIGRLYGVRLKEREIPAWHPDVRYYELEKDGRTIGGVYMDLYAREGKRGGAWMNDYKGRRRLANGGIQLPAAYLVCNFTPPVGGKEARLSHDEIVTLFHETGHCLHHLLTEVDELGVSGINGVEWDAVELPSQFMENFAWEYPVLCAMSEHETSGAPLPEALYQKMLAAKNFQVGLFLARQTEFALFDMLIYSESDAGRLKNWPQVLENVRAEVVVIPQPAYNRFANSFGHIFAGGYSAGYYSYAWAEVLSADAYAAFEESGDLAATGARFLAEILSRGGSRGAAESFRAFRGRDATPDALLRHLGLTGGEAA from the coding sequence ATGACCGACAACCCCCTACTCCATCTGGGCGACACCCCCCGTTTCCCCGACATCCGCCCCGAACACATCCGCCCCGCGATGGAAGGCGCGATGGCCGAAGCCCGCGCCGAACTGGCGAAAATCAAGGCCGAGCCGAACCCGACGTGGCAGAACACCGTCGAGCCGCTCACCGACCTCACCGAGCGCGTCGGCCGCATCTGGGGCGTGGTCTCCCACCTCAATTCCGTCGCCGACACCCCCGAGCTGCGCGCCGAATACAACGCGCAGATGCCCGAGGCCACCGAATTTTTCACCGAAATCGGCCAGGACATCGAGCTTTACAACCGCTTCAAAGCCATCAAAGCCGCGCCCGAAGCCGCCGCCCTCAGCGAAGCACAAAAAACCAAGCTGGAACACGATTTGCGCGATTTCGTATTAAGCGGCGCGGAACTGCCGCCCGAAAAACAGGAAACCCTCGCCGCGCTGCAAACCGAAGCCGCCCAGCTCGGGGCGAAGTTTTCGCAAAACGTGCTTGATGCCACCGACGCTTTCGCCCTGTATTTCGACGACGAAGGCCGTCTGAAAGGACTCGATGCCGACGAAAAAGCCATGTTTGCCGCCGCCGCGCAGGCCGAAGGCAAAAGCGGCTGGAAAATCGGCCTGCAAATCCCGCACTATCTGGCCGTAATGAAACACGCCGACAACCGCGAACTGCGCCAAACCATGCACCGCGCCTACCTCACCCGCGCCAGCGAGCTCGACAACGACGGCAAATTCGACAACACCGCCACCATCACCCGCAGCCTCGAAATCGCCCTCGAACAAGCCCGCCTGCTCGGTTTTGCCAACTACGCCGAGCTCTCGCTGGCCACCAAAATGGCCGACTCGCCGCAGCAGGTGCTCGACTTCGTGCGCGACCTCGCCCGCCGCGCCAAACCGCACGGCGAAAAAGACTACGCCGAACTCAAAGCCTACGCCCGCGAACAACTCGGCCTCGACACCCTCGAAGCCTGGGACGTGGCCTACGCCTCGGAAAAACTGCGCGAAGCCAAATACGCCTTCTCCGAAAGCGAAGTCAAACGCTACTTCCCCGCCGGCAAAGTGCTCGCCGGCCTGTTCGGCCAAATCGGCCGCCTCTACGGCGTGCGCCTCAAAGAACGCGAAATACCCGCCTGGCATCCCGACGTGCGCTATTACGAATTGGAAAAAGACGGCCGCACCATCGGCGGCGTGTACATGGATTTGTACGCCCGCGAAGGCAAACGCGGCGGCGCGTGGATGAACGACTACAAAGGCCGCCGCCGCCTTGCAAACGGCGGCATCCAGCTTCCCGCCGCCTATCTCGTCTGCAACTTCACCCCGCCCGTCGGCGGCAAAGAAGCCCGATTAAGCCACGACGAAATCGTTACCCTCTTCCACGAAACCGGCCACTGTCTGCACCACCTGCTCACCGAAGTGGACGAACTGGGCGTGTCCGGCATCAACGGCGTGGAATGGGACGCGGTGGAGCTGCCCAGCCAGTTTATGGAAAACTTCGCCTGGGAATACCCCGTCCTCTGCGCCATGTCCGAACACGAAACAAGCGGCGCGCCCCTGCCCGAAGCGCTGTACCAAAAAATGCTCGCCGCCAAAAACTTCCAAGTCGGCCTCTTCCTCGCCCGCCAAACCGAATTCGCCCTGTTCGACATGCTGATATACAGCGAAAGCGACGCAGGCCGTCTGAAAAACTGGCCGCAGGTTTTGGAAAACGTTCGCGCCGAAGTGGTCGTCATCCCCCAGCCCGCCTACAACCGCTTCGCCAACAGCTTCGGCCACATCTTCGCCGGCGGCTACTCGGCAGGCTATTACAGCTACGCCTGGGCCGAAGTATTGAGCGCGGACGCGTACGCCGCCTTTGAAGAAAGCGGCGACCTCGCCGCCACCGGCGCGCGCTTCCTCGCCGAAATCCTCTCGCGCGGCGGCTCGCGCGGCGCGGCCGAATCCTTCCGCGCCTTCCGCGGCCGCGACGCCACCCCCGACGCCCTGCTGCGCCACCTCGGCCTCACCGGCGGCGAAGCCGCGTAA
- a CDS encoding cytochrome b: MANQTNSKAKALLDWVDARFPLSKMWREHLSEYYAPKNFNFWYYFGSLALLVLVIQIVSGIFLVMNFKPDGNLNQYNLPAAFTAVEYIMRDVSGGWIIRYMHSTGASFFFIVVYLHMFRGLIYGSFKKPRELVWVFGSLIFLALMAEAFMGYLLPWGQMSFWGAQVIINLFSAIPVIGPDLSTWIRGDFTISDATLNRFFALHVIAVPLVLLGLVVAHIIALHEVGSNNPDGVEIKKLKDENGVPLDGIPFHPYYTVKDILGVVVFLIVFCAVMFFAPEGGGYFLESPNFDPADPLKTPAHIAPVWYFTPFYAILRAIPSFAGTQVWGVIGMGAAVVLIGLLPWLDRSPVKSVRYRGPVFKTALVLFVISFIGLGILGAMVATDTRTIVARILSCIYFAFFLGMPFYSKLDKTKPVPERVTMSTGRQKVMFFVYAAITLIGAYLFATNI, from the coding sequence ATGGCAAACCAAACCAATAGCAAAGCAAAGGCATTGTTGGACTGGGTGGACGCGCGCTTCCCCCTGTCTAAAATGTGGCGCGAACACCTCTCCGAATACTACGCGCCGAAAAACTTCAACTTCTGGTACTACTTCGGCTCGCTCGCACTCCTGGTGCTGGTGATCCAAATCGTCAGCGGCATCTTCCTCGTGATGAACTTCAAGCCCGACGGCAACCTGAACCAGTACAACCTGCCCGCCGCCTTCACAGCGGTGGAATACATCATGCGCGACGTCTCCGGCGGCTGGATCATCCGCTACATGCACTCCACCGGCGCGTCTTTCTTCTTCATCGTCGTTTATCTCCATATGTTCCGCGGCCTGATTTACGGCTCGTTCAAAAAACCGCGCGAACTGGTGTGGGTGTTCGGCTCGCTGATCTTCCTCGCCCTGATGGCCGAAGCCTTCATGGGCTACCTGCTGCCGTGGGGTCAGATGTCGTTCTGGGGCGCGCAGGTGATCATCAACCTGTTCTCCGCCATCCCCGTCATCGGCCCGGATTTGTCCACTTGGATACGCGGCGACTTCACCATCTCCGACGCCACGCTCAACCGCTTCTTCGCCCTGCACGTCATCGCCGTGCCGCTGGTGCTTTTGGGCTTGGTCGTCGCGCACATCATCGCCCTGCACGAAGTCGGCTCGAACAACCCCGACGGCGTGGAAATCAAAAAACTCAAAGACGAAAACGGCGTCCCGCTCGACGGCATCCCCTTCCACCCCTACTACACCGTCAAAGACATCCTCGGCGTGGTCGTGTTCCTGATCGTGTTCTGCGCGGTCATGTTCTTCGCCCCCGAAGGCGGCGGCTACTTCCTCGAAAGCCCCAACTTCGACCCCGCCGACCCGCTGAAAACCCCCGCGCACATCGCGCCGGTGTGGTACTTCACCCCGTTCTACGCCATCTTGCGCGCCATCCCGTCGTTTGCCGGCACGCAGGTGTGGGGTGTGATCGGCATGGGCGCGGCCGTGGTGCTGATCGGCCTCTTACCGTGGCTCGACCGCTCGCCCGTCAAATCCGTCCGCTACCGCGGCCCGGTTTTCAAAACCGCGCTGGTGCTGTTCGTCATCTCCTTCATCGGGCTGGGCATCCTCGGCGCGATGGTGGCCACCGACACCCGCACCATCGTCGCCCGCATCCTCTCCTGCATCTACTTCGCGTTCTTCCTGGGCATGCCGTTTTACAGCAAGCTGGACAAAACCAAGCCCGTACCCGAACGCGTAACCATGAGCACGGGCAGGCAGAAGGTCATGTTCTTCGTTTACGCCGCCATTACCCTGATCGGCGCGTATCTGTTTGCAACCAATATCTGA